The window TATACTTTTTTCATGGTTCAGCCATTTTTGGATATTTATCCAACAACTACTTCATATATACGTTGTACATCCAAATATTGTTGTGATAATTTCTGAATTTCTTTTGCGTCGATATTTTTGATATGATGAATATACTGTTCATAATAATTTTCATCCAGGTCATATTCCAGCAGGGCGATCAGGCTTTCTGCCTGGGCAAAAGGCCCGTCGAACGAACGTAGCATTTCCGACATCAAGTGCGTTTTTACCATCTGTAACTCTTCATCCGGAACCAGGTCTTGTTGTAAGCGCTCGATTTCCTTATATATTTCTTTCAATGCCGGCTGGACAACATCGATCCCCACATCCGTTACAATGGTCAGGTAGCCCGCTTTTTTCAGGGAGACCAACAGTGAATTGATTCCATAGGTATATCCCTTGTCCTCACGAATATTCCGCATTAGGCGCGAACCGAAATAGCCACCCAGTAATGTATTCAATACCGTTAAACCGGAAAAATCCTGGTGTTGTTTGTTACAAACCTGTTTGCCTATTCTGATGGATGACTGTACAGCTCCTTCCTTTTTTATGTTTTGGTGGTATTGTTGCTCTTCTGAAAAAGAGTATTCCGGAAGTATTCCGGAAGTATTCTTTTGCCATGAATCATCCCCCAGGTGTTTGTTCAGCAGCTGAATGTCTTTATTATCAACATTTCCTGATACAATGATCCTGCAATTGGCCGGATAATAATAAGTCGAATAAAAACGGCGCAGTTGTTCCACGTCCAGATTCTGAAAATCAGAAAGTTGTAGTTCATGTCCGTAAGGATGTTCATCACCAAACAATGCTTTTAGGAAACGCCTATGGGCGATTACCCTGGTCTTTGCTTCTTCAACCAGGAATTGTTGGCTATGGCGTGCAATGAAAGACTGCATTTCCTTTTCCGGATATGCCGGATATTTTACGACATCTTCCAGTACGGGCAAAATCTGGTCCAGATGCTTGCGTAACGTTAATAAGGTAACGGAAGCAAAATCCTTGTCCGTAGAACAGGTAAGGTACGAACCATGGAAATCATTCATCTCTGATATCTGGGTGGCCGTGTATTTCCGGCTGCCTTCCGATAGCAGGCTGTTGGCGGCAAAAGATACCAGAGGAGCTGACTGGTATATGCTTCCGGCGTTGAACAAAAGGGTAATTTTAATGATATCCTGTGTTCCCGCTTTCAGTGCAAAAAGAGGCATACCATTGTCCAGATATATTCTTTCTGCCCGTATAATGGGAATAGTATTGATTTCCTGGTACACTGGTGCTGTTTTACGCATGTCCTGAAAGTTATTTATTATTTTTTAAATGGATTATAAAATGTAATTACACAAATTGTTGCTTTAGTTTGCTTATATTCAAAATGTTGCGAATATTGAATGTGGAATTTTAAATTCGGAATTATATAAATGCCGGAAAATATCTACCAAAAGGAAGATTGATTCAATCTTAAGGGTAAACCGGTTTTATATTTTTCTTACGTTGATTCCTTCCCGGTCCAGGTATTCTTTTAACTCGGGTATTTTGATTTCACCGAAATGAAATACACTGGCAGCCAGTGCTGCATCAGCTTTTCCCAGAGTAAAGGCATCACGGAAATGTTCCGGTTTCCCGGCTCCCCCTGATGCGATCACAGGAATACTCAACGATTCGGACAACGTCAGTAGCGCTTCGTTCGGATAGCCCTCCTTAACACCGTCGTGGGTCATACTGGTGAACAATATTTCGCCAGCTCCACGATCCTGTGCTTCCTTGGCCCATGAGAAAAGTTCCTTGTCGGTAGGGATGCGTCCGCCGTTCAGATAACAGACCCATTTCCCGTTTTCCCAGTTAGCATCGATGGCTGTAACGATTACCTGGCTTCCAAAGTGCGAAGCTATTTCGTTGATCAGGTCGGGATTACGGATTACGGCGGAATTGACGGAAACCTTATCCGCACCTGCGCTCAAAAGGGTATCGACATCCTTTAACTCATAGATACCTCCACCTACCGTAAAGGGGATATTGATGTTTTCAGCTACTTTACGGACCAGATCGACAAAAGTTTTCCTTCCTTCGTGGGATGCGGTGATATCCAGGAATACCAGTTCATCGGCGCCTTGCCGGCTATATTCCGCACCCAGTTCAACAGGATCGCCTGCGTCGCGGAATCCGACAAAGTTAATACCCTTGACGGTCTTTCCGTCTTTGATATCCAGGCATGGGATAATTCGTTTTGCTAACATTGTTTTTTCTGTTTTTGATAAAAGTAAGCACTCAGTGCTCTATTTATTGTTTTCTTAAGTCACATTACGTTTATTAAATATGACATTAATTGTTTGGTATTACTTAATAGGTCAATGGCTGTCGGTTAATTCTTTGATGGTTCGGACCGGGTTGTCTGAACGGAAAATAAAGCTGCCCACGACAAAGACGTCAGCGCCCGATTGTGCCAGTCTGGCAATGTTACCCAGATCTACCCCGCCATCCACCTGGATCAGGGCTTTTGATCCTTTCCGGACGATCAGTTCTTTCAATCGGCTCACTTTTTCATAGGTGTTTTCAATGAATGCCTGTCCCCCGAAACCAGGATTTACCGACATGAGTAACACCAGATCCACATCGCAGATGATATCTTCAAGCAAAGAGACAGGGGTATGCGGATTAAGCGTCACCCCGGCTTTCATCCCTTCCTGTTTGATATTCTGGATGGTACGGTGTAAGTGTGTACATGCTTCATAGTGAACATTTAACCAATCTGCACCTGCTTCTTTGAACTCTTTGATATACCGGTCAGCCGTGCTGATCATCAGATGAACATCCAGTGGCTTGGTCGCTTTCTTCTTTACCGCTTGTATCACCGGGAAGCCAAAAGAGATATTCGGAACGAATACGCCGTCCATAATATCCAGATGAAACCATTCGGCATTACTGTTGTTGATCATTTCCACTTCACGGTCCAGATTTCCGAAGTCGCAATTGAGG is drawn from Bacteroidales bacterium and contains these coding sequences:
- a CDS encoding insulinase family protein gives rise to the protein MRKTAPVYQEINTIPIIRAERIYLDNGMPLFALKAGTQDIIKITLLFNAGSIYQSAPLVSFAANSLLSEGSRKYTATQISEMNDFHGSYLTCSTDKDFASVTLLTLRKHLDQILPVLEDVVKYPAYPEKEMQSFIARHSQQFLVEEAKTRVIAHRRFLKALFGDEHPYGHELQLSDFQNLDVEQLRRFYSTYYYPANCRIIVSGNVDNKDIQLLNKHLGDDSWQKNTSGILPEYSFSEEQQYHQNIKKEGAVQSSIRIGKQVCNKQHQDFSGLTVLNTLLGGYFGSRLMRNIREDKGYTYGINSLLVSLKKAGYLTIVTDVGIDVVQPALKEIYKEIERLQQDLVPDEELQMVKTHLMSEMLRSFDGPFAQAESLIALLEYDLDENYYEQYIHHIKNIDAKEIQKLSQQYLDVQRIYEVVVG
- the hisF gene encoding imidazole glycerol phosphate synthase subunit HisF, with protein sequence MLAKRIIPCLDIKDGKTVKGINFVGFRDAGDPVELGAEYSRQGADELVFLDITASHEGRKTFVDLVRKVAENINIPFTVGGGIYELKDVDTLLSAGADKVSVNSAVIRNPDLINEIASHFGSQVIVTAIDANWENGKWVCYLNGGRIPTDKELFSWAKEAQDRGAGEILFTSMTHDGVKEGYPNEALLTLSESLSIPVIASGGAGKPEHFRDAFTLGKADAALAASVFHFGEIKIPELKEYLDREGINVRKI
- the rpe gene encoding ribulose-phosphate 3-epimerase, with amino-acid sequence MNKIAVSILNCDFGNLDREVEMINNSNAEWFHLDIMDGVFVPNISFGFPVIQAVKKKATKPLDVHLMISTADRYIKEFKEAGADWLNVHYEACTHLHRTIQNIKQEGMKAGVTLNPHTPVSLLEDIICDVDLVLLMSVNPGFGGQAFIENTYEKVSRLKELIVRKGSKALIQVDGGVDLGNIARLAQSGADVFVVGSFIFRSDNPVRTIKELTDSH